One Chryseobacterium wanjuense genomic region harbors:
- a CDS encoding SDR family oxidoreductase, translating into MSTIFITGASSGLGKATAKLLASKGWNVIATMRHPEKETELNVIKNIHLLQLDVTDLSSIEKAVAAAVQIRPVDVVFNNAGYGLTGPLEGYRDDQITRQFDTNVLGVIRVTEAFLPHLREKRSGLIISITSIGGLVAFPFASIYHATKWAIEGWSESLSFELAAHNIQIKTISPGGIATDFMSRSLDFGKHEAYAEQFDKFLASFENNESPLQFSTAESIAAIVYEAITDGKDQLRYLAGNDAISTYQQRLDIGQEKFRKLIAKGLVG; encoded by the coding sequence ATGAGTACAATATTCATTACCGGGGCATCTTCCGGTTTGGGAAAAGCAACAGCAAAGCTGTTGGCATCCAAAGGCTGGAACGTAATTGCAACGATGAGACATCCTGAAAAAGAAACTGAACTGAATGTAATCAAAAATATCCATCTTTTACAGTTAGATGTGACAGATCTTTCATCTATTGAAAAAGCGGTAGCGGCAGCTGTTCAAATTAGGCCTGTAGACGTTGTTTTCAATAATGCAGGATACGGACTGACAGGTCCATTGGAAGGATACCGAGATGACCAGATTACGCGACAGTTCGATACGAATGTTTTGGGCGTGATCAGGGTGACAGAGGCATTTCTTCCTCATTTAAGGGAAAAACGTAGTGGCTTAATTATCAGTATTACCTCTATAGGCGGACTGGTAGCATTCCCATTTGCTTCTATTTACCATGCGACAAAGTGGGCTATTGAAGGTTGGAGCGAAAGCCTGTCTTTTGAGTTAGCTGCACATAATATTCAGATAAAGACCATTTCTCCTGGCGGAATTGCCACTGATTTTATGAGCAGGTCTTTAGATTTTGGGAAGCATGAGGCCTATGCAGAGCAGTTTGACAAGTTTTTAGCAAGCTTTGAGAATAATGAAAGCCCGCTTCAATTTTCAACTGCTGAATCTATTGCCGCCATAGTTTACGAAGCAATAACCGATGGTAAAGATCAACTCCGCTATCTTGCAGGCAATGATGCCATATCGACGTATCAGCAAAGATTAGATATTGGTCAGGAAAAGTTCAGAAAACTCATTGCAAAAGGATTGGTGGGCTAA
- a CDS encoding DUF11 domain-containing protein yields MKVTQIVPDKTSVVVGDQVLYTVKVKNDGPSGVENATFTFSLPSGFNHQNVVFQGNGCGSQGAVIIYNSQTGKYTSKLNLPSGCEITYIFTAGVTATTSGTNQQAEATILRPNDVTDPDATNTSLNIPPADPHFFSA; encoded by the coding sequence CTGAAGGTCACACAAATTGTGCCGGACAAAACAAGTGTTGTTGTTGGTGATCAGGTGCTTTATACAGTAAAGGTGAAAAATGATGGACCTAGCGGTGTCGAAAATGCAACATTTACATTTTCTCTCCCATCTGGTTTTAATCATCAGAATGTAGTGTTTCAGGGTAATGGATGCGGTAGCCAAGGAGCGGTAATAATTTACAACTCCCAGACCGGGAAATATACATCTAAGCTTAATCTTCCCAGCGGATGTGAAATAACATATATTTTTACTGCAGGAGTTACAGCTACCACATCAGGAACCAACCAGCAGGCCGAAGCTACTATTTTAAGGCCTAATGATGTAACAGATCCTGATGCTACCAATACAAGTTTGAATATTCCACCTGCCGATCCGCATTTTTTTTCAGCATGA
- a CDS encoding SDR family oxidoreductase, translated as MNKTILITGTSSGFGAATANYFAAKGWNVIATMRDTTKNGNLEKSGNIFVTQLDVQDKNSIDKAIVEGINHFGSIDVVVNNAGYGLFGIFESASREAIQTQFDVNVFGAMDVTRAILPYFRSNRSGTIINISSGAGAIGFPMASVYSSSKFALEGWTEGLRYELVSLGITAKIIEPGGAMQTGFMSRVGGESAGLNLIEDYLPFLEQIGKVYGGMQGTADADAVEKVVHAIYEAATDGTDRLRYSPTDDIKPILNARRNTSEEEYQTFTNSIFLAK; from the coding sequence ATGAACAAAACAATACTAATCACAGGAACATCATCAGGCTTTGGTGCCGCAACTGCCAATTATTTTGCTGCAAAAGGATGGAATGTTATTGCTACAATGAGAGATACCACTAAAAATGGAAATCTTGAGAAGTCAGGAAATATTTTTGTCACTCAACTAGATGTTCAGGACAAGAATTCAATTGATAAAGCAATCGTTGAGGGCATAAACCATTTCGGAAGTATTGATGTAGTGGTAAATAATGCAGGATATGGGCTTTTCGGAATTTTTGAAAGCGCGTCTCGCGAAGCCATCCAAACACAATTTGATGTGAATGTATTTGGGGCTATGGATGTCACAAGAGCTATTTTACCTTATTTCCGTTCCAATAGATCAGGTACTATCATCAATATCAGTTCAGGTGCCGGTGCTATTGGCTTCCCTATGGCTTCCGTGTACAGTTCATCCAAATTTGCTTTAGAAGGATGGACAGAAGGGTTAAGATATGAATTAGTATCATTAGGTATCACTGCAAAAATTATTGAACCTGGAGGTGCTATGCAAACCGGTTTTATGAGCCGTGTGGGTGGCGAAAGTGCAGGTTTGAATTTGATTGAGGATTATCTGCCTTTTTTAGAACAAATTGGTAAAGTCTATGGTGGCATGCAGGGAACGGCAGACGCCGATGCAGTAGAAAAAGTAGTTCATGCCATTTATGAAGCTGCCACAGATGGAACTGATCGCTTGCGTTATTCTCCTACTGACGACATCAAGCCTATTCTAAATGCACGCCGAAATACTTCTGAGGAGGAATATCAGACGTTTACAAATAGTATTTTCCTAGCGAAATAA